The Asterias rubens chromosome 1, eAstRub1.3, whole genome shotgun sequence genome segment TTTCTTCTTTGAATgaataactttttttgttttgtatttttatcagtTGAGGAGTGGAAACAGAAACACAAATTATCCCACCTGGGAGTGCCGAAGTTCATCGGTTCGGGGATGCACACAAGAGGCAAGAAAGATTTCCGCTTCCTGGTCATGGAACGATTTGGTGAAGACATCTGGAAGAAGTACCTTGCAAGTAACAAACAGTTTACTCCAAAGACTGCGTTTACTTTGTCCATTCAAATAGTAAGTTTTTCCCCATGTAGCTCCTCAAATCCAATTTAGATCTTGTCACTGTTATAAAAAACTAGAGTGTAGGAATTAATTTAGTCTCCAAAAAATGATGGTTTACCTTTCCTTTTAAAGTTGTGACCTCACTGTTATTTTCTTGACTAGCTATGCCTCAAACTCTAACCTTTGACAGGTTTTGGCTCGAAATAGTAAAAGCAAATATGATCAACCAGTTCACTTTTTTTGAGAACaaataaatcagaaaaattgagattaaatagcctgaaaagtatAGTAAACCTAGAACTATCGCTCTCGTACTCAAAAAGCCTTTCCCTACTCTTTCCAGGACCCAAATATCATGCCTACACTGTGTATACTCTGCTTATCACATGAGTGTATGGTTAAACCAAACACTAACGAGAAAGTAACTTTATTGTTAATGTTGTGAGTGTGAATTGTTCCATTGTTTATAGCTGGACAGCCTGGAGTATTTACACAGTACGGGATACGCTCATGCAGACATCAAGAGTGCTAATATCCTACTTGGGTTTGAAGCAAAGGACCAGAACAAGGTATGGTCAATCTAAGACACAATTTTGAGATAATGCTTGCTGGGCCACGAGCAATTCTGTTAGTAACGGTAAGTCATTGCGTCACACACATCCGTATTTGCTGCATGCCTAAAGTTTTTGCTACTTTCGGCTCCTAAGCTGGCATACGCTTGTGTGTTACTTCACAAAATTTCCTGTGTTTCATCATTCAAAAGCATTTTTTATAACAGAATTTCTTGATTCTGAGTAAACTTAGAGCGTTTAATCCAAATAAAATTGTATACAATTTTCTTGCATAAACcatcaaataaaaaccaacCCAATTTGCCTATAAGAACTACATAATTATTCTAAAGCAGAGAATGTTTACCAGAGGTGTAAACAAATCACGAGGCTAAAAATGTCTAAAGCTTTTAAGAATATCAAATCCAATTTCTGGTTTGATTATTTCAAGAGTTAATTAAGATATCTCTTGTGAAGTCTATTAGAATTATATTGAAAATAATATCAGCAAAGACTTTTTGTTTCTACGGCGGAACTATTTCTACATGCACTCCCGCCCTGACATACATACTccaatttcatattttgttccTTTATCATTCTTGAGTAGGTATTTTTAGTTGACTATGGTCTGGCATCGAGATTCAGCATAAATGGAGAACATAGAGAGTACAAGGCTGACCCTAAGAAGGCCCACGATGGAACGCCAGAATTCACGAGCAGAGACGCTCATAACGGAGTCAGTAAGTGGCAATAGTATTTAGTTGTTCTACGCCCCATAGTGAAATATGAAGCAACGAGGCAAAAGtggtataacaataataataattataatcattttttatacagcgctttCCACAACCAAGGGCTCCttaaagcgcttccaacattattaccccctgcagccgatttcacgctagggttaatcctaactcgagttaggacgagtgaccCGTCCTAACATAAGATGGGTTAAattcgtcctacgtatttggatacggaactgaacccgtcctaagtcctaagattaattctaagttaggaagaagttggtgaaatcgacggctggtcactgggcctgaaatcattccttaaaccatctcagctccctggggagtatacagcctgtgcaacattaattatGCTCTACTCgactaaaccaatcacaagaaccatctgtgccctcacaggtacccatttaaccctgggtggagagaagcaattatagttaagtgtcttgctcagggacacaagtgtcacgcactgctgaacagaacgatcagagcttgagttcagtgctcttatctgcttGGCCACAACACCCTATTACAGCAAACTAGGAAGATTGTTCTTTCCTCTCTTTTGTAAAAACTAATTGAGTCCATTGAAAATTTGTTAAGTACAAGACCTTTGGGCTTCCCCCAAGACCCACAGGAGTAAAGGTTTGACTGAAGGTTGTGTTTGTACAATTTAAGTACTCTGAATGTTCCACAAAGTGGCTCGTGtttaaagcgctcgcctctcaccactgtggccctggttcgattcccggcaaAGACCATGTGAATATTTGGTTCTCTCCaatgccacaagggttttctcCAAGCCCTCAGCTTTTTCCTTCCTCAAGAGGAAATCAAACACATTCGATCTCAGGCTGTGCTCCTTGTTCATTTATGGGTCCATGTGGCTGGGTCAATGGTCAATTTGCAATTCAGCTTTTCAGCTGCATGGAACATGAAAACTATTAAAATCATAATAAAGTCTGCATCCTACATAATATTAATTCCTCAATCCTCACAAGTCATTTGTCTTCTTTGTAGATTTTACATCACTTCTTTCTTATCTTTTCCGTCTGGTCTCAGCCCCCTCTAGGCGTGGTGATATGGAGATACTTGGTTACGTCATCTTACAGTGGCTGACTGGTTGCTTACCATGGGAACACAAGATATCACTAAACAACACAGACTTCACATACCTCACCAATGAAAAGACAAAGTTAGTTTTTTCTATTTATTATGGAACTTTTAGTAGTACCAGATTAGGCAAGAGAAAACTCAAATCAGTCGGAAAATATTCAGTGTGGGATTTGTCCAGATTTCAGGATTTTTTCAAACTTTCCTTGCATTAAAATTTCTGTGAAAGAAGTCTAGCAATAACTAAAGGGGGAGAGAAATAGTTCACATTGTGCCCAAACAGGGtgttgtatttctggtgatggGTCAAGTCTGAAAACCTGAAACCATTTGGGAGGTTCAGGGTGTAACACAAGGTGGAACCAAGGGACGCAAGCCATTTTCAGGAATGCTTCATTTTCACGAATGTATATCCCTGTGTAAATAGTTAGTTACCAATTATTTTAGGCTGAACAAGGTGGAGTTAGATATGAAGTATTCTTTCGACTACTTCATGCAATGTCTTCAGTGGAGTGTTGGCTTTAAAAGGATTCAGTTGGTTGTCTAATATAAACACTTAGGACATTTGGCAAGCGTCATTTGTAAAGAACATTTCTTAGATAATACCATTACTAGACCATGCTTTTATAAATCTTTTGGttgaatttttttctctctagaTTTATGTCCAATGTCACCTCTTTGATGAAAGCTTGTTTCCCAAAAGGAGGCCACCCAGGTGAGTGTTggtaataatatcaaagtcttatatagcgcacttatctaccaaacacggtactcaaggcgctgagtatatccaaactttcagaaagataggttattgcagtgatgaattctgagactcaattaatagcaccttataagagtttacaaggtactactgcacatacagcagccacagccaggaacaccggggcgaaccccttctcttttcaataagtgcactgggttcttttacatgcaatacacaacacatgggaccaatagttttatgtcccatccgaaggatgaagcaatggttaagtgtcttgcttaaggaaacaagtgtcacggctgggaattcgaacccacactctgctgatcggaaactccagagtttgaattcgttgctcttaactgctcggcctaGACATTTCCACAATGCAGTCTGTCCCAATTCTTACATCCAAGTTTGAGTGCGtttccattttaaaaatttgatggatttctctctctctctctttgtCAGCTGAGCTGCAAAAATATATGGAGTATGTGAGCAAGCTAGAGTATGAACAGGTACCCAACTACAAACAGATGAAAGAGCTCTTCACAAAGGCCATCACGCGTTCAGGAGGTCGAGCAGATGGGAAACTAGACTTTGTCTCTCCAGTCGTTGTCAACAAAACCGCTAACAAACGCAAAAATGACAGTGATGAGGCAGACTCGCCCCAAAAAGTTGCAAAAAGGGGAAGGGGGAGAAAGGCAGCCCTCTCAAGCAGTTCATCAAACTCGGACTCCCCAAGAGCCAAGAGCCCCAAAGCAAAACCTGTTGCAGCCAGCAGGAAACCAGTTACTAAGACAACAGGGAGGTCAACTGAGAGGTCTCCGGGGAGGTCAACACCGAGGTCACCAGGGAGGTCACCATCAGCTAAAACTGCTTCAGGTGCGGCCAAGAAGGGTCCTGCTGCTAAGAGGGGTCCAGCCCCCAAGCCCAAAGTCCAACCTTATGCAACCAAGAAATCTCCTGTGAGATCAAAAGGTGTGTacagtttttttaaactcaGGAGAGAAATACActgacaataataatagtgttttcttatagcgcgcatatccgtcacccAGTGATGTTCAATGCGCTTAAACATGCAggatttcctgcaaggtatgtgggactacgtttaaattatgagatctactccttttacatagcaccaaggtgctgtggcgcaatatgctgccagtctaaccaggaacactggggtgaaccccttctcttttcgataagtgcactgggttcttttacgtacgttacacaacacatgggaccaagggCTTTtcatggttaaatgtcttgcttaaggacacaggtgtcacggctgggattcgaacccacactctgctgatcagaaacgccagagtttgaatccggagctcttaaccgctaggccacgacactgTCAGTAACTGGCTCACTTGCAATACCATAAAACAATCTAGTTAGATTTTTGAAAAGTGCCAGATGATTGACCCTCTAATGTTATCCTATCACTGCCTCTATCAAGAAGATGTACTACATCAATtgtgtattgaccca includes the following:
- the LOC117296254 gene encoding serine/threonine-protein kinase VRK1-like isoform X1, whose translation is MPRKAAAKEEPKKAAPKKRGPRAYKLPESIPAGEILKDLYKKEWKLGPTVGKGGFGELYLADEATTGSVGSDAKYVVKIEPRDNGPLFVEQAFYQRGAKPDLVEEWKQKHKLSHLGVPKFIGSGMHTRGKKDFRFLVMERFGEDIWKKYLASNKQFTPKTAFTLSIQILDSLEYLHSTGYAHADIKSANILLGFEAKDQNKVFLVDYGLASRFSINGEHREYKADPKKAHDGTPEFTSRDAHNGVTPSRRGDMEILGYVILQWLTGCLPWEHKISLNNTDFTYLTNEKTKFMSNVTSLMKACFPKGGHPAELQKYMEYVSKLEYEQVPNYKQMKELFTKAITRSGGRADGKLDFVSPVVVNKTANKRKNDSDEADSPQKVAKRGRGRKAALSSSSSNSDSPRAKSPKAKPVAASRKPVTKTTGRSTERSPGRSTPRSPGRSPSAKTASGAAKKGPAAKRGPAPKPKVQPYATKKSPVRSKVVKSKAETTPSPATGETFTKRKRKFPVSVATSSTQTSPGVKQTPKIKRKR
- the LOC117296254 gene encoding serine/threonine-protein kinase VRK1-like isoform X2, with protein sequence MPRKAAAKEEPKKAAPKKRGPRAYKLPESIPAGEILKDLYKKEWKLGPTVGKGGFGELYLADEATTGSVGSDAKYVVKIEPRDNGPLFVEQAFYQRGAKPDLVEEWKQKHKLSHLGVPKFIGSGMHTRGKKDFRFLVMERFGEDIWKKYLASNKQFTPKTAFTLSIQILDSLEYLHSTGYAHADIKSANILLGFEAKDQNKVFLVDYGLASRFSINGEHREYKADPKKAHDGTPEFTSRDAHNGVTPSRRGDMEILGYVILQWLTGCLPWEHKISLNNTDFTYLTNEKTKFMSNVTSLMKACFPKGGHPAELQKYMEYVSKLEYEQVPNYKQMKELFTKAITRSGGRADGKLDFVSPVVVNKTANKRKNDSDEADSPQKVAKRGRGRKAALSSSSSNSDSPRAKSPKAKPVAASRKPVTKTTGRSTERSPGRSTPRSPGRSPSAKTASGAAKKGPAAKRGPAPKPKVQPYATKKSPVRSKVKSKAETTPSPATGETFTKRKRKFPVSVATSSTQTSPGVKQTPKIKRKR
- the LOC117296254 gene encoding serine/threonine-protein kinase VRK1-like isoform X3, coding for MPRKAAAKEEPKKAAPKKRGPRAYKLPESIPAGEILKDLYKKEWKLGPTVGKGGFGELYLADEATTGSVGSDAKYVVKIEPRDNGPLFVEQAFYQRGAKPDLVEEWKQKHKLSHLGVPKFIGSGMHTRGKKDFRFLVMERFGEDIWKKYLASNKQFTPKTAFTLSIQILDSLEYLHSTGYAHADIKSANILLGFEAKDQNKVFLVDYGLASRFSINGEHREYKADPKKAHDGTPEFTSRDAHNGVTPSRRGDMEILGYVILQWLTGCLPWEHKISLNNTDFTYLTNEKTKFMSNVTSLMKACFPKGGHPAELQKYMEYVSKLEYEQVPNYKQMKELFTKAITRSGGRADGKLDFVSPVVVNKTANKRKNDSDEADSPQKVAKRGRGRKAALSSSSSNSDSPRAKSPKAKPVAASRKPVTKTTGRSPGRSPSAKTASGAAKKGPAAKRGPAPKPKVQPYATKKSPVRSKVVKSKAETTPSPATGETFTKRKRKFPVSVATSSTQTSPGVKQTPKIKRKR